A single Dongia rigui DNA region contains:
- a CDS encoding EamA family transporter, with the protein MKPVHIALALLVAALWGINFVAIKIGLKDFPPFLLSALRFAAVAMPMLFFVGRPCVSWRWILSIGFVLGVVKFGLLFLGMDLGMPAGLSSLVLQAQALFTVVFAMLFLGERLRTVQAIGIALAAGGLILIGIERAQETSLVGLVLVVAAACAWGYANILMKQAKAPNMLNLIIWVAVIPPLPMALLSWTFEGTERIAASLTALSWSGVLSVLYIAWASTIVAFTLWVYLLRLYSASVVAPFSLMVPIFGIAASALVLGEKLSLLEVAAGVLTLIGLLCVVRAPKTLTQVAASAARS; encoded by the coding sequence ATGAAACCGGTACATATTGCATTGGCGCTCCTGGTGGCGGCCCTGTGGGGCATCAATTTCGTTGCCATCAAGATCGGGCTGAAGGACTTCCCACCCTTTCTGTTGTCGGCGCTGCGTTTTGCAGCCGTTGCCATGCCGATGCTGTTTTTCGTCGGCAGGCCCTGTGTCAGCTGGCGCTGGATTTTGTCGATCGGCTTTGTTCTCGGCGTCGTCAAATTCGGGCTGCTGTTCCTCGGTATGGATCTCGGCATGCCGGCCGGGCTTTCCTCCCTGGTGCTGCAGGCGCAGGCGCTATTCACCGTTGTCTTTGCGATGCTGTTCCTGGGCGAGCGGCTGCGCACGGTCCAGGCCATCGGCATTGCGCTTGCTGCCGGCGGCCTCATTCTGATCGGGATCGAGCGCGCGCAGGAGACAAGCCTTGTCGGCCTGGTCCTGGTGGTTGCCGCCGCCTGTGCCTGGGGCTACGCCAATATCCTGATGAAGCAGGCCAAGGCGCCGAACATGCTGAACCTGATCATTTGGGTCGCGGTCATCCCGCCGCTGCCGATGGCATTGTTGTCCTGGACCTTCGAGGGGACCGAGCGCATCGCTGCCTCTCTCACCGCCCTGTCTTGGAGCGGGGTCCTATCCGTGCTCTACATTGCCTGGGCCTCGACCATCGTCGCGTTCACGCTTTGGGTCTATTTGCTGCGACTCTATTCGGCCAGCGTCGTGGCACCGTTCTCCCTGATGGTGCCGATTTTCGGGATCGCAGCTTCGGCGTTGGTTCTGGGCGAAAAATTGTCGCTGCTGGAGGTTGCGGCGGGCGTTCTGACGCTTATAGGGTTACTGTGCGTCGTTCGCGCTCCCAAAACACTTACTCAGGTTGCCGCCAGTGCTGCTCGTTCTTAG